One window from the genome of Micromonospora aurantiaca ATCC 27029 encodes:
- a CDS encoding helix-turn-helix domain-containing protein produces MVLLRRVIGDALRARRQGQHRTLREVSSAANVSLGYLSEIERGQKEPSSELLAAICDALGARLSELLREVSDTVALAEQMPGVLVPVTDERVEPAPVGPSAVRKATNRGVRQVTSDGGVAVQVRQDSPLKATLRSTRVRPAERDVVCAA; encoded by the coding sequence ATGGTCCTGCTACGCCGGGTGATCGGTGACGCGCTGCGAGCACGCAGGCAAGGGCAGCACCGCACCCTCCGCGAGGTCTCCTCCGCCGCCAACGTCAGCCTCGGCTACCTCTCCGAGATCGAACGCGGCCAGAAGGAACCCTCCAGCGAGCTGCTGGCCGCGATCTGCGACGCGCTCGGCGCCCGCCTGTCCGAGCTGCTGCGCGAGGTGAGCGACACGGTCGCCCTGGCCGAGCAGATGCCCGGCGTGCTGGTGCCGGTGACCGACGAGCGGGTCGAGCCGGCCCCGGTGGGCCCGTCCGCCGTGCGCAAGGCCACCAACCGCGGTGTCCGGCAGGTCACCTCCGACGGCGGGGTCGCCGTCCAGGTCCGGCAGGACTCGCCGCTCAAGGCCACGCTGCGCAGCACCCGCGTACGCCCCGCCGAGCGGGATGTGGTCTGCGCCGCCTGA
- a CDS encoding PspA/IM30 family protein — translation MANPFVKGWKYLMALFGAKIDEHADPKVQIQQAVEEAQRQHQALVQQAAAVIGNQRQLEMKLSRQMTEVEQLQGNARQALAVADQARGRGDEAEAGRYEQTAQMLATQLVSAEQALEDLKTLHDQALGAAAQARKAVENNSMILQQKLAERTKLLSQLEQAKMQESVARSLESMSSLTAPANTPSLDEVRDRIERRYATAMGRAELAGNSVEGRMLEIQKATLDSAGSARLEQIRSSMAGEQLGSRSETPAVGQPADPAAAARLDEIRASMSRERGTGETTTG, via the coding sequence ATGGCGAACCCGTTCGTCAAGGGTTGGAAGTACCTGATGGCGCTCTTCGGCGCGAAGATCGACGAGCACGCCGATCCGAAGGTGCAGATCCAGCAGGCCGTCGAGGAGGCACAGCGCCAGCACCAGGCGCTGGTGCAGCAGGCGGCAGCGGTGATCGGCAACCAGCGCCAGCTGGAGATGAAGCTGTCCCGGCAGATGACCGAGGTGGAACAGCTCCAGGGCAACGCGCGGCAGGCGCTGGCGGTGGCCGACCAGGCGCGGGGCCGGGGCGACGAGGCCGAGGCCGGGCGCTACGAGCAGACCGCCCAGATGCTGGCCACCCAGCTGGTCTCCGCGGAGCAGGCGCTGGAAGACCTCAAGACGCTGCACGACCAGGCGCTCGGCGCGGCCGCACAGGCCCGCAAGGCGGTCGAGAACAACTCGATGATCCTCCAGCAGAAGCTGGCCGAGCGCACCAAGCTGCTCAGCCAGCTGGAGCAGGCCAAGATGCAGGAGAGCGTGGCCCGCTCGCTGGAGTCGATGTCGTCGCTCACCGCGCCCGCCAACACCCCCTCGCTGGACGAGGTCCGTGACCGGATCGAACGCCGCTACGCCACCGCGATGGGCCGGGCCGAGCTGGCCGGCAACTCGGTCGAGGGCCGGATGCTGGAGATCCAGAAGGCCACGCTCGACTCGGCCGGATCGGCGAGACTGGAGCAGATCCGGTCGAGCATGGCCGGCGAGCAGCTCGGCAGCCGGTCCGAGACCCCCGCCGTGGGGCAGCCGGCCGATCCGGCAGCCGCGGCCCGTCTCGACGAGATCCGGGCCAGCATGAGCCGGGAACGCGGCACCGGGGAGACCACTACCGGCTGA
- a CDS encoding DNA-formamidopyrimidine glycosylase family protein, translated as MPEGDTVWNTARVLQRALAGARLTGSDFRVPQLATTDLTGWTVRESASRGKHLLLRLTRTDAEPWTLHSHLRMDGAWRAYAPGERWSGRPAHLIRVVLRSPAAVAVGYHLHELALVPTAEEESLVGHLGPDLLGPDWDADEAVRRLAADPDRTIGEALLDQRNLAGVGNLYKCEVLFLRGVSPWTPVGAVPDLTGTVALAQRLLAANRGRWTQSTTGVLHRGGTSYVYGRRAQPCRRCGTAIRKEELGERVTYWCPACQPGVELPRNAQDRPR; from the coding sequence GTGCCCGAAGGCGACACCGTCTGGAACACCGCACGCGTCCTGCAACGCGCGCTCGCCGGGGCCCGGCTCACCGGGTCCGACTTCCGCGTGCCGCAACTCGCCACCACCGACCTGACCGGCTGGACCGTGCGCGAGTCGGCCAGCCGGGGCAAACACCTGCTGCTGCGCCTCACCCGCACCGACGCCGAGCCGTGGACGCTGCACTCGCATCTGCGGATGGACGGCGCCTGGCGGGCGTACGCCCCGGGTGAGCGCTGGAGCGGACGGCCCGCGCACCTGATCCGGGTGGTGCTGCGCTCCCCCGCCGCCGTCGCCGTCGGCTACCACCTGCACGAGCTGGCGCTGGTGCCGACGGCCGAGGAGGAGTCGCTCGTCGGCCACCTCGGCCCGGACCTGCTCGGCCCGGACTGGGACGCCGACGAGGCGGTCCGCCGGCTCGCGGCCGACCCGGACCGCACAATCGGTGAGGCGCTGCTCGACCAGCGCAACCTGGCCGGGGTGGGCAACCTCTACAAGTGTGAGGTGCTGTTCCTGCGCGGCGTGTCGCCGTGGACGCCGGTGGGCGCGGTGCCGGACCTGACCGGCACCGTCGCGCTGGCCCAGCGGCTGCTCGCGGCCAACCGGGGCCGCTGGACGCAGAGCACCACAGGAGTGCTGCACCGGGGCGGGACCAGCTACGTCTACGGCAGGCGGGCGCAGCCGTGCCGCCGCTGCGGGACGGCCATCCGCAAGGAGGAACTGGGCGAACGGGTCACCTACTGGTGTCCGGCCTGCCAGCCCGGCGTGGAACTTCCACGAAACGCCCAAGATCGGCCGAGATAG
- the rimO gene encoding 30S ribosomal protein S12 methylthiotransferase RimO, whose product MVSASSSTPRSDGRRVALLTLGCARNEVDSEELAARLNADGWQVTTDGEGADVVVVNTCGFVEKAKQDSIQTLLAAADTGAKVVAAGCMAERYGRELADSLPEAQAVLSFDDYPDIAARLDSVLAGEAIGAHTPRDRRELLPLTPVKRRDAAVSLPGHGTPARVAPETDAHTPAHLRQVLRHRLDTGPVASLKLASGCDRRCAFCAIPAFRGAFVSRTPDELLAEAEWLAKTGVRELVLVSENSTSYGKDLGDPRALEKLLPQLAAIDGIVRVRASYLQPAETRPGLVEVIATTPGVAAYFDLSFQHSSEPVLRRMRRFGSTDRFLELLASARALAPDAGARSNFIVGFPGETKQDVAELVRFLTEARLDAIGMFDYSDEDGTEAAGLTGKVSAATIKRRYDKLSALADELCSQRAEERLGATVEVLVDSTADGVVEGRAAHQAPEVDGSTTLVAPVGGGVDLAALRPGDLVRATVTATEGVDLVAVPDEMISAAPGAVR is encoded by the coding sequence ATGGTGTCTGCCTCCTCCTCCACCCCGCGATCCGACGGGCGCCGCGTCGCCCTGCTGACCCTCGGCTGCGCCCGCAACGAGGTCGACTCGGAGGAGCTGGCCGCCCGGCTAAACGCCGACGGATGGCAGGTCACCACCGACGGCGAGGGCGCCGACGTGGTGGTGGTGAACACGTGCGGGTTCGTCGAGAAGGCCAAGCAGGACTCGATCCAGACGCTGCTGGCCGCCGCCGACACCGGCGCGAAGGTCGTCGCCGCCGGGTGCATGGCCGAGCGGTACGGCCGTGAGCTGGCCGACAGTCTCCCCGAGGCGCAGGCCGTGCTCAGCTTCGACGACTACCCGGACATCGCCGCCCGCCTCGACTCGGTGCTCGCCGGCGAGGCGATCGGCGCCCACACCCCCCGCGACCGGCGGGAACTGCTGCCGCTGACCCCGGTGAAGCGCCGCGACGCGGCGGTGTCGCTACCAGGGCACGGCACCCCGGCCCGGGTCGCACCGGAGACCGACGCGCACACCCCGGCCCACCTGCGGCAGGTGCTGCGGCACCGGCTCGACACCGGCCCGGTGGCCTCGCTGAAGCTCGCCAGCGGCTGCGACCGGCGGTGCGCGTTCTGCGCCATCCCTGCCTTCCGCGGCGCTTTCGTCTCGCGTACCCCGGACGAGCTGCTCGCCGAGGCCGAGTGGCTGGCCAAGACCGGCGTCCGCGAGCTGGTGCTGGTCAGCGAGAACTCCACCTCGTACGGCAAGGACCTGGGCGACCCCCGCGCGCTGGAGAAGCTGCTGCCGCAGCTCGCCGCGATCGACGGGATCGTGCGGGTCCGCGCCAGCTACCTCCAGCCGGCCGAGACCCGGCCCGGCCTGGTCGAGGTGATCGCCACCACGCCGGGCGTGGCCGCGTACTTCGACCTGTCGTTCCAGCACTCCAGTGAGCCGGTGCTGCGCCGGATGCGGCGCTTCGGCTCCACCGACCGGTTCCTGGAACTGCTCGCCTCCGCCCGCGCGCTGGCGCCGGACGCGGGCGCGCGCAGCAACTTCATCGTCGGCTTCCCCGGCGAGACGAAGCAGGACGTGGCCGAGCTGGTCCGGTTCCTGACCGAGGCGCGGCTGGACGCGATCGGCATGTTCGACTACAGCGACGAGGACGGCACCGAGGCCGCCGGCCTGACCGGCAAGGTCTCCGCCGCCACGATCAAGCGGCGGTACGACAAGCTCAGCGCGCTGGCCGACGAACTCTGCTCGCAGCGCGCCGAGGAACGCCTCGGCGCGACGGTGGAGGTGCTCGTGGACTCGACCGCCGACGGGGTGGTGGAGGGGCGGGCCGCCCACCAGGCGCCCGAGGTCGACGGCTCGACCACACTCGTCGCGCCCGTCGGCGGCGGCGTCGATCTGGCCGCGCTGCGCCCCGGTGACCTGGTCCGGGCCACGGTGACGGCGACCGAGGGCGTGGACCTGGTAGCCGTACCGGATGAGATGATCTCGGCGGCGCCCGGCGCGGTACGGTGA
- a CDS encoding ornithine cyclodeaminase family protein, translated as MTVLFSDDDVAAAVDAPLTVAAMRDALLAAHAGRLIAPPRASAPLGGGRMVLTAGHLTGQWYGFRSYDTFGHPESGQLVVLHDAATGAVRAIAVGEELGSRRTGGLGGVAVDALARADAATIGVVGSGRQAWTQVWAAAAVRPLREVTVFSRSAARRDAFAARVRAELGVPARAVGSAAAAVRDRDVVVLATTSTVPVLDAADLAPGTHVNTVGFKQVDRHEFGPDLLDAADLLVTDSPGQAAAYVPPMLAAVEPYAGRLRDLGAVLAGAAPGRTTADQISVFCSTGLAGTEVFLLDRLARVAVSAR; from the coding sequence ATGACCGTGCTCTTCTCCGACGACGACGTCGCGGCCGCCGTGGACGCCCCGCTCACCGTCGCGGCCATGCGCGACGCGCTGCTGGCCGCGCACGCCGGGCGGCTCATCGCCCCGCCCCGGGCGTCCGCGCCGCTGGGCGGGGGCCGGATGGTGCTCACCGCCGGGCACCTCACCGGGCAGTGGTACGGCTTCCGCTCGTACGACACGTTCGGCCACCCGGAGAGCGGTCAGCTCGTCGTGCTGCACGACGCGGCCACCGGCGCGGTACGCGCCATCGCCGTCGGCGAGGAACTCGGCTCCCGGCGTACCGGAGGACTCGGTGGCGTGGCGGTGGACGCCCTGGCCCGCGCGGACGCCGCCACGATCGGCGTGGTGGGGTCCGGCCGGCAGGCGTGGACCCAGGTCTGGGCCGCGGCGGCGGTCCGGCCGCTGCGCGAGGTGACGGTGTTCAGCCGCTCGGCGGCCCGGCGGGACGCGTTCGCCGCGCGGGTCCGCGCCGAGCTGGGTGTGCCGGCCCGCGCCGTCGGCTCGGCCGCCGCCGCGGTACGCGACCGCGACGTCGTGGTGCTCGCCACCACCAGCACCGTCCCGGTGCTCGACGCCGCCGACCTGGCCCCCGGCACCCACGTCAACACGGTTGGCTTCAAGCAGGTCGACAGGCACGAGTTCGGCCCCGACCTGCTCGACGCCGCCGACCTGCTGGTCACCGACTCACCCGGGCAGGCAGCCGCGTACGTCCCGCCGATGCTCGCCGCCGTCGAGCCGTACGCCGGGCGGCTGCGCGACCTGGGCGCGGTGCTGGCCGGCGCGGCTCCCGGCCGGACCACCGCGGACCAGATCTCGGTCTTCTGCTCCACCGGCCTGGCCGGCACGGAGGTGTTCCTCCTCGATCGGCTGGCCCGGGTGGCCGTGTCCGCGCGCTGA
- the pspM gene encoding phage shock envelope stress response protein PspM produces MADERARHFRRLRRLRNSARRWSVLAGGLGGAAAVLTPYAGLGLADAAWAGAAGSAIAVAAWRWVDHRALAAVPPPPALDPAEAAARSRARLVAAVERLPVGPGVVAEVRRVRSRLALRGTAAAEPWARLDRAALTLAGLAGRLTGLAEPAVREAAEADRSLRELATRVASVERAAKLTPQSTLNEVHATLVAQLEDGVAAYERLVVAAAGYVAEDARPNTEHPAAARLTEATDLLHGVASALAELRTPLRAP; encoded by the coding sequence ATGGCGGACGAACGGGCCCGGCACTTCCGCAGGCTGCGCAGGCTACGCAACTCGGCGCGGCGGTGGAGCGTGCTGGCCGGAGGGCTCGGCGGCGCCGCCGCGGTGCTGACCCCGTACGCCGGACTGGGTCTGGCGGACGCGGCCTGGGCCGGCGCCGCGGGCAGCGCGATCGCGGTGGCCGCCTGGCGCTGGGTCGACCACCGTGCGCTGGCCGCCGTGCCGCCACCGCCCGCCCTCGACCCGGCGGAGGCCGCCGCCCGCTCCCGCGCCCGGCTGGTCGCCGCCGTCGAGCGGCTGCCCGTCGGCCCGGGCGTCGTGGCCGAGGTACGCCGGGTCCGCTCCCGCCTCGCGCTGCGCGGCACCGCCGCGGCCGAGCCGTGGGCCCGGCTGGACCGGGCCGCGCTCACCCTGGCCGGGCTGGCCGGACGGCTGACCGGACTGGCCGAGCCGGCGGTCCGGGAGGCGGCCGAAGCCGATCGTTCACTGCGGGAGCTGGCGACCCGGGTGGCGAGCGTGGAACGCGCGGCGAAGCTGACCCCGCAGAGCACGCTGAACGAGGTGCACGCCACGCTGGTGGCCCAGTTGGAGGACGGGGTGGCCGCGTACGAGCGGCTGGTGGTGGCCGCCGCCGGTTACGTGGCCGAGGACGCCCGTCCGAACACGGAGCATCCGGCCGCCGCGCGCCTGACCGAGGCCACCGACCTGCTGCACGGCGTAGCCTCCGCCCTGGCCGAACTCCGCACCCCCTTGCGCGCCCCCTGA
- a CDS encoding CinA family protein, with protein MDTDASNQRPAGSPAAAVVHRLHECGETLATVESLTGGLLAAAIVEIAGVSSIYRGGMVVYATELKATLAGVPEDLLADRGPVDPDVAAALAEGGRQRCGADWGLATTGVAGPEPQGDKPVGLVYVAVAGPDGTEVRRLDLDGGRDHIRSAAVIEALRLLADRIELPADTDAAEAAGAGRR; from the coding sequence ATGGACACCGACGCGAGTAACCAGCGGCCCGCCGGCAGCCCGGCGGCCGCCGTGGTGCACCGCCTGCACGAGTGCGGCGAGACGCTGGCCACCGTCGAGTCGCTGACCGGCGGCCTGCTCGCCGCCGCGATCGTGGAGATCGCCGGGGTCAGCTCGATCTACCGGGGCGGCATGGTGGTCTACGCCACCGAACTCAAGGCGACGCTCGCCGGCGTACCGGAGGACCTGCTGGCCGACCGCGGCCCGGTCGACCCGGACGTGGCGGCGGCGCTGGCCGAGGGCGGACGGCAGCGCTGCGGCGCCGACTGGGGCCTGGCCACCACCGGTGTGGCCGGTCCGGAGCCGCAGGGCGACAAGCCCGTCGGCCTGGTCTACGTGGCGGTCGCCGGGCCGGACGGCACCGAGGTGCGCCGGCTCGACCTCGACGGCGGCCGCGACCACATCCGCTCGGCTGCCGTGATCGAGGCGCTGCGGCTGCTCGCCGACCGCATCGAACTCCCCGCCGACACCGACGCCGCCGAGGCGGCGGGGGCGGGCCGCCGGTGA
- a CDS encoding fibronectin type III domain-containing protein: MVLFRRSRPGRPDRAAVVAIAEETAPTGDPTPAGSVAPAVPAARGSDEEPGGGPAPASLDPAAVPRLFGPVPNTAASPLPTLDPDGRPVPGTGIRKFVDPLPLPGQPATAGLGARLPVAVPDTITWPGCDYYEIGLQEYAQRLHRDLPATRLRGYRQLNLGTDASGHNTVGPPDRPWHLGPMIVARRGRPVRIKFINQLPTGRAGELFLPVDETVDGAGAGPLDGPAPYPQNRAVPHLSGAQTGWISAGNPWQWLTPAGEITPYPTGVGVTPVPDMPPPGAGATTLYFPNGQSGRLMWLHDNTLGLSRLTVYSGQIALYLLTDPAEERLVDDGVLPADQLPLVIEDKTFVPDDAQLAAQDPTWDRDRWGAKGSLWHPHVYQPRQNPYRLTGTNPTGRWDYGPWTHDPDGGASPWVAPVPNPHHDPDTDPDEPPLVPGVPHPSAVPDAYGDTPLVNGVAYPYLEVAPRAYRFRILNACADRALNLQLYRAASDAPMWAEDGSPADPDAGEVPMVEAVRAPGRPAYWPADGRDGGVPDPAAAGPEMIQIGNEGGLLPAPVVLTNRPVDYRYDRQDPTVLNVDGHALLLAPGERADVVVDFSTVPPGSTLILYNDCPAPLPRFDTRYDHHTGAPDRTAAGGLPPTRPGYGPNTRTLLQIRVTGTPAQPYDTRRLAERLPGAYARSQPPPIVPQPAYDTAIGTSTPRPTLVAARATSVTFTPAGATAPVTLPLAVKSVGQVFEARHGRAVGRLGVGHPVAGPLAPATLPLGPADPATEVLHATDPAVAVGAPGDGTQLWRIVGDAPRTHPVHIEGCDVQLVNRVGWDGTVRAPDPGELGWKDTVRVNPREDVVVALRPVPPALPFKIGDSVRLLDPTRPAGARLDAGPVSPVDGRPAVVVNQLVNLGWEYRWQTRSAGLRDQGMSRPLVVRVAPKAPTGLTATPAPGSATALPAIALTWTGNGSRPVPTSHRLQRATDSTFTTGLTEITVAATATRYTDATVTPGVTYHYRIRAENAVSCSSWSNAVPAAVHLSAPTRVTAVLPPTGPLRVALRWANHSFATGVDVQRATNPTFTSGPGTTAIAVGESHVDPAVAPDTTYYYRVRTTYLGAASPWSTVATVTTPARPVAPTGVSVTASVSGPDTASVTVTWSAPTPAGPGAGFVVQRATDAAFTREPATFHVTGRGFTNTGLARGMTYHYRVRATNVVGTSPWTPPARTTTPT; the protein is encoded by the coding sequence ATGGTGCTGTTCCGCCGCAGCCGGCCCGGACGCCCGGACCGCGCCGCCGTCGTCGCCATCGCCGAGGAGACCGCGCCCACCGGTGACCCGACGCCGGCCGGTTCCGTCGCGCCCGCCGTTCCGGCCGCTCGCGGCAGTGACGAGGAACCCGGCGGCGGCCCGGCGCCTGCGAGCCTGGACCCGGCCGCCGTCCCGCGCCTGTTCGGCCCGGTGCCGAACACCGCCGCCAGCCCGCTGCCCACGCTCGACCCGGACGGCCGCCCGGTACCCGGCACCGGCATCCGCAAGTTCGTCGACCCGCTGCCGCTCCCCGGGCAGCCGGCCACCGCCGGGCTCGGCGCCCGCCTGCCCGTCGCCGTCCCGGACACCATCACCTGGCCGGGCTGCGACTACTACGAGATCGGCCTCCAGGAGTACGCGCAGCGCCTGCACCGCGACCTGCCCGCCACCCGGCTGCGCGGCTACCGCCAGCTCAACCTGGGCACCGACGCCTCCGGGCACAACACTGTCGGCCCGCCCGACCGCCCCTGGCACCTCGGCCCGATGATCGTGGCCCGGCGGGGCCGCCCGGTGCGGATCAAGTTCATCAACCAGCTCCCCACCGGACGGGCCGGGGAGCTGTTCCTGCCCGTGGACGAGACGGTCGACGGCGCGGGAGCCGGACCGCTCGACGGTCCCGCCCCGTACCCGCAGAACCGCGCCGTACCGCACCTGTCCGGCGCGCAGACCGGGTGGATCAGCGCCGGCAACCCGTGGCAGTGGTTGACCCCGGCCGGCGAGATCACCCCGTACCCGACGGGTGTGGGTGTGACGCCGGTGCCGGACATGCCGCCGCCCGGCGCGGGCGCCACCACGCTGTACTTCCCGAACGGCCAGAGCGGCCGGCTCATGTGGCTGCACGACAACACGCTCGGCCTGTCCCGGCTCACCGTCTACTCCGGGCAGATCGCGCTCTACCTGCTCACCGACCCGGCCGAGGAACGGCTCGTCGACGACGGCGTGCTGCCCGCCGACCAACTCCCGCTGGTGATCGAGGACAAGACGTTCGTACCCGACGACGCGCAGCTCGCCGCCCAGGACCCCACCTGGGACCGGGACCGCTGGGGCGCCAAGGGCAGCCTGTGGCACCCGCACGTCTACCAGCCGCGGCAGAACCCGTACCGGCTCACCGGCACCAACCCGACCGGGCGCTGGGACTACGGACCGTGGACCCACGACCCGGACGGCGGCGCCAGCCCGTGGGTCGCCCCGGTGCCGAACCCGCACCACGACCCCGACACCGACCCGGACGAGCCGCCGCTGGTACCGGGCGTGCCGCACCCGTCGGCGGTCCCCGACGCGTACGGCGACACTCCGCTCGTCAACGGCGTCGCATACCCGTACCTGGAGGTCGCGCCGCGGGCGTACCGGTTCCGGATCCTCAACGCCTGCGCGGACCGCGCGCTCAACCTCCAGCTCTACCGGGCCGCCTCCGACGCGCCGATGTGGGCCGAGGACGGCAGCCCGGCCGACCCGGACGCCGGTGAGGTGCCGATGGTCGAGGCGGTACGCGCCCCCGGACGGCCCGCGTACTGGCCCGCGGACGGGCGCGACGGCGGCGTGCCCGACCCGGCCGCCGCCGGACCCGAGATGATCCAGATCGGCAACGAGGGCGGCCTGCTCCCCGCCCCCGTGGTGCTGACCAACCGGCCGGTGGACTACCGGTACGACAGGCAGGACCCGACGGTGCTCAACGTGGACGGGCACGCGCTGCTGCTCGCCCCCGGCGAACGGGCCGACGTGGTGGTGGACTTCTCCACTGTGCCGCCCGGCAGCACGCTCATCCTCTACAACGACTGCCCCGCGCCGCTGCCCCGGTTCGACACCCGCTACGACCACCACACCGGGGCACCCGACCGGACCGCCGCCGGTGGTCTGCCGCCGACCCGCCCCGGGTACGGCCCGAACACCCGTACCCTGCTCCAGATCCGGGTCACCGGCACCCCCGCGCAGCCGTACGACACCCGGCGGCTCGCCGAGCGGCTACCCGGGGCGTACGCCCGCAGCCAGCCGCCGCCGATCGTGCCGCAACCCGCGTACGACACCGCGATCGGCACCTCCACCCCGCGCCCGACGCTCGTCGCCGCGCGGGCCACCTCGGTCACGTTCACCCCGGCGGGCGCGACCGCCCCGGTCACGTTGCCGCTGGCCGTGAAGTCGGTCGGGCAGGTGTTCGAGGCCCGGCACGGCCGCGCCGTGGGGCGCCTCGGCGTCGGCCACCCGGTCGCCGGACCACTCGCCCCGGCCACGCTACCGCTGGGACCGGCCGACCCGGCCACCGAGGTCCTGCACGCCACCGACCCGGCGGTGGCGGTCGGCGCGCCCGGCGACGGCACGCAGCTCTGGCGGATCGTCGGGGACGCCCCGCGCACCCATCCGGTGCACATCGAGGGCTGCGACGTACAGCTCGTCAACCGGGTCGGCTGGGACGGCACGGTCCGCGCGCCCGACCCGGGCGAGCTGGGCTGGAAGGACACCGTCCGGGTCAACCCCCGGGAGGACGTCGTGGTGGCGCTGCGTCCCGTCCCACCAGCCCTGCCGTTCAAGATCGGCGACAGCGTACGGCTGCTCGACCCGACCCGCCCGGCCGGCGCACGGCTGGACGCCGGTCCGGTCAGCCCGGTCGACGGCCGCCCCGCGGTCGTGGTCAACCAGCTGGTCAACCTCGGCTGGGAGTACCGCTGGCAGACCCGCTCGGCCGGACTCCGCGACCAGGGCATGAGCCGGCCGCTGGTGGTGCGCGTGGCACCCAAGGCGCCGACCGGCCTCACCGCCACCCCGGCACCCGGCAGCGCCACCGCGCTCCCCGCCATCGCGCTGACCTGGACCGGCAACGGCAGCCGGCCCGTACCCACCAGCCACCGGCTGCAACGCGCCACCGACAGCACCTTCACCACCGGACTGACCGAGATCACGGTGGCCGCCACCGCCACCCGGTACACCGACGCCACAGTCACCCCCGGCGTCACCTACCACTACCGGATCCGTGCCGAGAACGCGGTGAGCTGCTCGTCCTGGTCCAACGCCGTACCGGCGGCGGTGCACCTGTCCGCGCCGACCCGGGTGACAGCGGTGCTGCCGCCGACCGGGCCGCTGCGGGTGGCGCTGCGCTGGGCCAACCACTCCTTCGCCACAGGCGTGGACGTGCAGCGGGCCACGAACCCGACGTTCACCAGCGGTCCGGGCACCACGGCCATCGCCGTGGGCGAGTCCCACGTGGACCCGGCCGTCGCGCCGGACACCACGTACTACTACCGGGTACGCACGACGTACCTGGGCGCCGCCTCGCCCTGGTCGACTGTGGCCACCGTGACCACGCCGGCCCGGCCGGTCGCGCCCACCGGCGTGAGCGTCACCGCGAGCGTGTCCGGGCCGGACACCGCCAGCGTGACGGTGACCTGGTCGGCGCCGACGCCGGCCGGACCGGGCGCCGGTTTCGTCGTGCAGCGCGCCACCGACGCCGCCTTCACCCGTGAACCGGCGACGTTCCACGTGACCGGCCGAGGCTTCACCAACACCGGCCTGGCCCGAGGCATGACCTACCACTACCGGGTACGAGCGACAAACGTCGTAGGCACGTCCCCCTGGACCCCCCCAGCCCGAACAACAACCCCCACCTGA
- the pgsA gene encoding CDP-diacylglycerol--glycerol-3-phosphate 3-phosphatidyltransferase — MTGAESTAAAPVPLLNAANLLTGARLVLVPVFVATVIASGMSNAGWRTAACVIFVVASATDLVDGWIARRYELVTSLGKVADPIADKALTGAALVLLSFYDRLPWWVTVVILVRELGITGLRFWVIRHGVIAASRGGKVKTALQILAITWYLWPMPEALAAIGPWIMGAAVVVTVVTGFDYIAQALRLRRPAR; from the coding sequence ATGACGGGAGCGGAGTCGACGGCGGCTGCCCCCGTACCGCTGCTCAACGCGGCGAACCTGCTCACCGGCGCGCGCCTGGTACTGGTGCCGGTCTTCGTGGCCACCGTGATCGCCTCCGGCATGAGCAACGCGGGCTGGCGGACGGCCGCCTGCGTGATCTTCGTGGTGGCCTCCGCGACCGACCTGGTCGACGGCTGGATCGCCCGCCGGTACGAACTGGTCACCTCGCTCGGCAAGGTGGCCGACCCGATCGCCGACAAGGCGCTCACCGGCGCCGCCCTGGTGCTGCTCTCCTTCTACGACCGGCTGCCCTGGTGGGTGACCGTGGTGATCCTGGTCCGCGAGCTGGGCATCACCGGGCTGCGCTTCTGGGTGATCCGGCACGGGGTGATCGCCGCCAGTCGTGGTGGCAAGGTCAAGACCGCGCTGCAGATCCTGGCCATCACCTGGTATCTCTGGCCGATGCCGGAGGCGCTCGCCGCGATCGGACCGTGGATCATGGGGGCGGCCGTCGTGGTCACCGTGGTCACCGGGTTCGACTACATCGCCCAGGCGTTGCGACTGCGCCGCCCGGCCCGTTGA
- a CDS encoding DMT family transporter — protein MAWIVLVISGLLETAWAIALDRSAGFTRPLPSAVFAVTLVGSMAGLAYALRDIPVGTGYAVWVGIGAVGTALVGMLALGEPVNLPRVACLLLVVAGVIGLKLFA, from the coding sequence ATGGCCTGGATCGTGCTGGTGATCTCCGGACTCCTGGAGACCGCGTGGGCGATCGCGCTGGACCGCAGCGCCGGCTTCACCCGTCCGCTCCCCTCCGCCGTCTTCGCCGTCACCCTGGTCGGCAGCATGGCCGGCCTGGCGTACGCGCTGCGCGACATCCCGGTCGGCACCGGCTACGCGGTGTGGGTCGGCATCGGCGCCGTGGGTACCGCGCTGGTCGGCATGCTCGCGCTCGGCGAGCCGGTCAACCTGCCGCGCGTGGCCTGCCTGCTGCTGGTGGTGGCCGGTGTGATCGGACTGAAGCTGTTCGCCTGA